GCAAAGGCAAACCGGCAGACGCCGCCGCCATCGCCAACTTTATTAATCAAACGGCAAAGAGTTCGCTCACCCGCGCCGACATCATGGCCCTCTTTGGGCAAAAGGCGTTTGTGCTGGCGCACGTCAACAACACCCTGGGCGCGCTGGCCGGGTGGCAGGTGGAAAACCTGGTGACGCGGGTGGACGACCTTCACCTGCTCAACAGCGTGCCGCCGGATGTGGTCATCGGCCCGATGTTGGACACGATTGAAGCGGCATCGCAGGAACTACAGAGTGAAGCCGCCTTTGTGTTTGTTCAGCCCGATCTTGGCAACGGGGCCAAAGCCGCCTTCGCCGGCGCCGGCTACGAGCCAATCACTGCCGATAGCATCAGCATCACTGCCTGGCGCGAAGCCGTGAAAGAGTCGCAGCCGCCGGGAACGATGACGATGTTCAAGAAACTGCGCGAAGACCGGGTGCTGAGGCCGGTGTAGCACTTCAACTTCGCTCAGGGCGCAAAAGCAGGTTGTCAAACCCCCACTGACTCTGTATAATGCAAACACTTCGGGCGGTTAGCTCAGTTGGTTAGAGCGTTGCTTTGACATAGCAAAGGTCGTAGGTTCAAGTCCTATACCGCCCACACAATCTCCAATCCTCCAATTCTCCCATCAAAAGAGAATTGGCAAATTGGAGAATTAGAGAATTGAAACGCGTTGACCGGGACGAGTAACTGTTGAGCGTGCAACAGGAAGCGGCGGCCACGGACTGAGAGCCACCGCCGGCAAAGCAACAGCCAAAACCACCCGCAAGCGTAACCCTGAACGTAGGGGCGCAATTCCTTCGCCCAACCTAGTAAGGGAAACGGGCCGGCCCGTTACAGCCGCAAGAGATGGTCTGGTCGTCCAGTAGTCTCGTGGTCTGGTAGTCAGCGTGTTGCTCGACTATTCGACCAATTGACCACTCGACCACCCGACTAAATTGGGTGGAACCGCGTGAGGAAGCTCTCGCCCCAAACTTGGGGCGAGAGCTTTTGTTTTGTGCCATTGAACCCGCAAAGGTTTCCCTTCGTTTCCTTTCTTTCCTTTGCGCTCTTCGCGTCTTGGCGTGAGGTGAACCATGCCCGAAATTTACGTCAGCACCGACATCGAAGCCGATGGCCCGATTCCGGGGCCGCACTCCATGCTCAGCTTTGCCTCGGCGGCTTACCTGCCGAACAAAACGCTGGTGAGCACATTCGCGGCCAACCTGGAGACACTGCCCGGCGCGTCGGGCCACCCGGAGACCATGGCCTGGTGGCAGACCCAGGCCGAGGCCTGGGACGCTTGCCGAAAAGAGTTGTTGCCGCCGCATGTGGCGATGAAGAATTACCTGACGTGGTTGAAGCGATTGCCGGGCAGACCGGTGTTCGTGGCCTACCCGGCGGCCTACGACTTCATGTTCGTCTACTGGTATCTCATCAAGTTCACGGGCGAAAGCCCGTTCTCGCACTCGGCGCTGGATATCAAAACGTATGCGATGGCGCTGTTGAGGAAGGAATACCGCGAGGCGACGAAGGACAACATGCCGAAGCGCTGGTTCGACCAACTGCCGCACACGCATCTGGCATTGGACGACGCCATTGAGCAAGGGGCGTTGTTCTGTAATATGCTGGCCGAGAATGTGGGGATGAAATGCGAGTGATCAGCTTTCGGCGGAAAGCAGGTCGTCTACCGCAAGTTCGAAGCCGTTGAGAAGAATTGAGCGGGCGTGGTCGCCGGAGTTGAACTGTCCCGAAAGCTTGAACGTCCGACCGTCAAGAGTGTAAACGGAAACGCGGCGAGCCTGCGGGTTGATGATCCAATATTCAGGAATGCCGGCCTGGGCGTATTCGCGAAACTTCGTTTCTGTGTCGTGCGGCTCGTTACTGGGTGAAATGATTTCTACTGCTAAATCGGGCGGCCCACTTTCTCGTTCGCCCATGCGGTCACGATTCTCATTGAGCCAGAACATAAAGTCCGGCTCGCGGTATTTGCCCGGCCACAGGCGGACAGGGTGAGGCGCGAACAAAACCTCGCCGATGTTGTTCTCTTTCAGCCAGTCAGTCACAAGATTGATGTAACGCTTCAGAATGCGTTGGTGAGTCAGGGTTGGCATAGGCAAAACCACCAGTCGGCCGTTCGAGAGTTCCATCGGGCGGTTAAAGGCTTCTGAAAAGACCAGGTAAGCCTCTTCGCTCCACACTTGTTCGCTGAGGAGTTCGTAGGCCAGTTCCTGCTCAGTCTGGGCAGTGGGCGAATATGTCTGAGGCGTAAACGGAGCGCTTACAATTGTCATTCTTTTACCTTGCCGAGAGTCTAGCACATTCGGCGAAGGACGGCAAAAGGAGGGAATATGACTAACCCCAACACCAACACTATCAAGCGGCCCCGGCAAAGGCTGTGAACCGCGCCTCTGCCGGGCCGCGCCATGTTTGCTAAAGCGGTTCGGCAGAGAAACCCAATTGTTCGTAGAGCGATTTGCCAAATCGCTCTACTGAAGGAGATCAAAAATGCCCAACCAACCGAAAGAAC
This Chloroflexota bacterium DNA region includes the following protein-coding sequences:
- a CDS encoding Uma2 family endonuclease, coding for MTIVSAPFTPQTYSPTAQTEQELAYELLSEQVWSEEAYLVFSEAFNRPMELSNGRLVVLPMPTLTHQRILKRYINLVTDWLKENNIGEVLFAPHPVRLWPGKYREPDFMFWLNENRDRMGERESGPPDLAVEIISPSNEPHDTETKFREYAQAGIPEYWIINPQARRVSVYTLDGRTFKLSGQFNSGDHARSILLNGFELAVDDLLSAES
- a CDS encoding exonuclease encodes the protein MPEIYVSTDIEADGPIPGPHSMLSFASAAYLPNKTLVSTFAANLETLPGASGHPETMAWWQTQAEAWDACRKELLPPHVAMKNYLTWLKRLPGRPVFVAYPAAYDFMFVYWYLIKFTGESPFSHSALDIKTYAMALLRKEYREATKDNMPKRWFDQLPHTHLALDDAIEQGALFCNMLAENVGMKCE